A stretch of DNA from Candidatus Bathyarchaeota archaeon:
AATGGGAACTATTGGGCTGCTTTAACCTTGAACGGGTTAGTTTATTCTTCTGTTCTTGGTTATGATCCTTCTCCTGCAGTTGATGCTCTCACGGCGGGTGCTTTGGCTGCAGGGTTATCCGGAACTGGTCCTGCTGTTACTGCAATAGTTTCTAAAGACAACTTAGAGTCTGTTAAAGAAGCTTGGCAGAATTATGTAGGCGACATTTTAGAGGCTCAGGTTAATCTGGAGAAAGCAAGGGTGGTCCTTTAAAAATTGGATTTGACAGTTGAACACACAGCTGCTCTGAAAGGTGTGGTTTCTGCTCCCCCCTCCAAGGCTTACACGCACCGCTTGGTTATCGCGGCGTCACTTTCTGAAGGTACTTCAAAAATATTTAATCCCTTATTTTCTGATGATACCCAAGCAACCATGGATGCAGTAAATGCTCTAGGAGCAGAGACTGAAATCCGAGAAAACTGCTGGATAATTCATGGAACTGGATGCGTTAAAACTCCAAAAAATCCCATAGATTGCAGAGAATCTGGGTCTACACTTCGTTTTATGGTACCTGTTGCAGCCCTTGCTTCTGGTTCTTCAAAGTTTCTTTTTGGAGCATCATTTGCTCGAAGACCTATTGCTCCTCTTCTTGGCAGCCTAAAAGAGTTGGGAATAAAATCTACTGTTCAGAGCGATGGGTCGTCAGTCGTTGTTTGTGGTGGGGGAATCAAAGGTGGAAAAACTTCCATACGGGGTGATGTGAGTTCACAGTTTATTTCTGGATTGTTATTTGCTTGTCCAAAAGCCTCAGAAGATACTGATATTACTGTTTCTACTCCTTTGGAATCTAAAGGTTATGTCGAGATGACCCTTGAAGTTCTTGTAAAATACGGTTTTCAAGGAGCAGTAAAACAGGACATGTCAGGTTTTTGGGTTCCTTCAAATCAAAGTTTTATTCCTTGTGACAATGTTGTTCCTGGAGATTTTTCTTCTGCTGCGTTTCTTTTTGCTGCTGCTGCAGTGACTTCATCAATGATAACTGTGAATAGTCTTGTTTATCAAACCGCACAAGGTGACCGAGCAATTCTGGGGATACTGAAAGACATGGGTGCATCAGTTGAAGTAACTGAAGAATCAGTAAAAATCGAGGGCAAACCCCTTACCTGTATTGACATTGATGCGAAGGATATTCCAGATTTAGTTCCAGTTTGTGCTGTTCTTGCGTGTTATGCTAAAGGGCGCTCTACGATATTTAATGCAAAACGGTTAAAGTACAAAGAGTCTGATAGACTAAATTCAATAAGCACGGAACTGAAAAAAATGGGTGCAGACATCGAAGTGACCGAAGATGGTTTGACCATAAATGGAGGGTACCCCTTGTTTGGGGCTACAATTAATCCTCATAACGACCACCGAATCGCTATGTCCTGTGGAGTTGCCGCTTTGGGTGCGAAGGGAGAAACAAAGATTCAAAACGTTGAATGTATAAATAAGTCGTATCCGCAGTTCTTTAATGATTTGCGGGCGTTAGGAGGCAATGTTGTTGGGCTCTAATTCAATAGGAAAAGAATTTGTAGTAACTTGTTTTGGAGAAAGCCATGGACGATGTGTCGGCGCAGTAATAGATGGGTGTCCTGCTGGTCTTCCTTTAAGTGTAGAAGACATTCAAAATGAATTGGACAAACGTTTACCCCAAAAAGCAGAAATTGTTTCTGCTCGAAGAGAAGAAGACGTAGTCGAGTTGTTTTCGGGAACTTATGAAGGTTTTACGACTGGTGCTCCAATTTGTATTCTTGTTTGGAACAAGGAAGTTGTTTCAGATTCATACGATATGATACGTCATACTCCCCGACCTGGACATGCCGATTATCCTGCGAGAATCAAATATCTCGGCTTCAATGACAACCGAGGTGGAGGACGATTCTCTGGTCGCCTTACTGTTGCTTATATTATGGCAGGAGCCATCGCTAAGAAACTGCTTGCACTTGCAAGTGTTGAGATTATGGCTTACACTTCTGCGATTGGGGGTGTAACCATAAAAAAAGCTCTTTCTGTGGAGGATGTTCGGGAAAAAACTTATGACAGTTCAGTTAGATGCCCTGATTTAGTTGCTTCTAAACAGATGGAAAATGCAATTTTGAAAGCAAAAAGTGAAGGTGACAGTGTCGGAGGAATTGTGGACTGCTTTGCATTAAATGTATTGCCGGGTGTTGGGGAGCCGTTGTTTGATTCTTTGGATGCTGATCTTGCAAAGATCCTTTTTGGGATTCCTGCTGTTAAAGGTGTGGAATTTGGTGTTGGATTTGAATCTTCACGATTGAAAGGTTCAGAAAATAATGACCCATATGTGATGCAGGATGGAGAAGTTAAAACAACTACCAATAATTCTGGTGGAATTCTTGGAGGCATGTCTTCTGGGATGCCCATTGTGCTTCGAGTAGCCATTAAGCCGACACCGTCCATTGATAAAGAACAAAGAACTGTAGATTTGCTGCAAATGAATAATACAAAAATTCAAGTTAAGGGCAGACATGATACATGTATTGTGCCTAAGGCTGTTCCTGTTGTTGAATCTGCAGTTGCCTTGGTTTTGATTGATCAAATGCTCAGAGCTGGTTTGATACCTAAAGTCTTGGGAGTTGAAGCTGTTGGAGAATATTGTGACCCTACGGAAGAAAATTGATTTAATTGACGAAAAATTGATCCTTCTTTTAAAAGAAAGAATGGACCTGTGTAAAAGCATCGGAGTAATCAAGGCACAAAATGGTCTAGCAGTTAAAGACCATCTCAGAGAAGACGAAGTGTACCTGCATGTTATGTCAAAAGCGTTAGAAGCTGGTCTTGACCCCCAAAAAGTTGAGGCAATCTTCAAAGATATTGTTGCTTTGTCTGTGTTTGTTCAAGGTGCAGAATAAGAAGATTTAAAACAGTTCGTTTAATTTGTTCATGATAAAATCAGTCTATTCTATGTCAGTTGGAGTTAACCAAAAATGCTGTATGAAATAAGCGAAAAGGCGATACAACTCGAAAATCAAGGAAAAAAAATTATCAAATTCAACCTAGGCGACCCTGATTTACCTACGCCCCCTGAAATCATTGAAGCAGCATATGCAGCCATGAAAGAAGGAAAAACAAAATATTCATCTGCTGCTGGGGAAAAAGTACTTCGAGAAGAACTGGCTAAAATCCATGACGTTTCAGTAGACAATGTAGTAATTACTACTGGTTCAAAATGGGGGATATTTTCTTTGTTATTTTTGTCGTTAAAGCCAGGAGACAATGTTGTTGTTCCTTCTCCGCACTGGACTAGTTACGCTTTAGGTGCACAAAAGCTTGGAGCCGAGATTCGCCTCTTGAATCGAGACCTTGAATCTGACTGGAAAATAGACCCTGAAAAACTGGATGAATTAATTGATGACAAAACGCGGATGATAATTCTAAACAGCCCAAATAACCCAACAAGTAAAGTTATTGATGACAAAACTTTCAGTGAAATTGTTGAAATTGCGAAAAGTAAAGGAGTAAAAGTTCTGTCCGACGAAGTCTATTCTGATATCAGTTTTGTTAAGGCAAAATCTATCCTTGATTTTGGAGGCGAAAACATTCTCGTTAGTGGTTTTTCAAAAACGTTTTTGATGACTGGTTGGAGAATCGGCTATGTGGTAGCTGAAAAAGATCTAGTTAAACAAATGATTAAACTAAACCAAATCACCACAACATGTGTTCCAGCTTTCATTCAGTACGGCGCTCTAAAAGGGTTAGAATCACGACAAAAAATTGCTGATGACATTCGTACCCAATTCAAGTTGAGGGCAGATGCCGCGTATAGGGTTCTTTCTAATTCCCCGATGAAATTTTCTAAGCCTGATGCACCGTTTTATCTGTTTCCTAAGGTTGATGGCTTAGATTCTGAACGATTTGCTTTAGACCTTTTAGACCATGGCGTTGCTGTAGCTCCTGGAACCGCTTTTGGTGACTACCGAGAATTCTTCAGAATAGCTTTAACTGCAGAGGAAGATAAGATAAAAGAGGGCTTAGAAAAACTCTGCGAGGCTCTACCGTGAAGGTTGCAGTAATTGGCGCCGGAAAGATGGGTCGATGGTTCGTAAATTTATTCAAAAATGAAGGGTTTTCTGTAGTTGTTTCTAGCAGAACCCAAAGCAAAGCAGACGCATTAAAAGACGAGTTTGGAGTACAAGTGGTGCCTACTAATGCTGAAGCAGTTGATGGTGCTGACTGGATTCTTGTTTGTGTTTCCTTGACCAGTTTAGATGCTGTTCTACAAGAGATTGGCTCTCACGTCAAAGCTGGTCAAGTTGTCATGGATATTAGTTCCATCAAAGAGATTCCAGTGAATCTCTTGCAAAAATATGTAAAACATGGTGTTACCCTAGGTACACATCCCGTTTTTGGTCCAGGTGCAAAAAGTCTTCAAGGACAAAACTTTGTTCTTACCCCTGTGACTGAAAAAGAAAAACGGTTCTCAGAGGAATTCAAAGACTGGCTGCAGAAACGTGGAGCAGAAGTTTCTGTATTGGCACCTAGAGCGCACGATGAATTGATGTCTTTAGTTTTAGGTTTCCCCCATTTTGTGGGGCTAGTAGCAGCTGATACACTGGTGGAGAATCCTAATTTTGTCAGTGCAAAAACTGTAGGTGGCGCCACCTACAAGTTGTTGTTAACTTTAGCGGAATCTGTGTCTTCTGAAGAACCTTATTTTTATTCAAACCTTCACATGAGTTTGCCTGAAATGGAACAACTTGAAACTTTGTTCTTGGATAAAGTTGAAGAGTGGCTTAAACTGGTTAAAAACAAAAATTGTTCTGGTTTTAGCAACAAGATGGAGCAAGTAAATAAAAGATTGAAGGAATTAGACCCTGATTATGACCGTGCTTATCGGGCTATGTATCGGATTTTGGATGATTCCTAGAGTTTACAATTGCTTTTTTTAGCTGCTTTGTAAGAGCCAAGAATTTTTATGAATATTGTTTTGTCTTTAATGCTTTCTAAGGCTTGTTGACATTTTTGTTCAGTTCTGTGGCCTTCAAAATCTAGATAAAAATGGTATTCCCATGGAGTTTGTTTTGTTGGTCTGGACTCGATTTTTGTGAGGTTTATGTTTCTATCAGCAAATTCTTTCAAGACTTTATGTAATGCTCCTGGAATTGATTTGGCTGCAAAAATTATCGAGGTTTTATCTTCTGCAGTGAATGGGGCGTCTTGTTTGTCTAAAACGAAAAATCTAGTTGAGTTGTTTTTCACATCTTCTATTTCTCTTGCAAGTATGGCCATATCATAAATCTGGGCTGCACGTTCACTGGCGATTGCTGCAGAATCTATCATGTTTTCTTCTTTTATCATTTTTACGCTCCCAGCGGTGTCAAAATTTGAGATTGCTTTTAAATTGTTTTCTTCTAAGAATTTTCTGCATTGGGCTAACGCTTGAGGATGACTGTAAACTGCTTTGATTTGGTTTATGTCGGTTCCTTTATGTGCAATAAGGCAATGGCTTATCCTGATGATTATTTCTCCCCTTACTTTGAGGTCATACTCCAAAAACAGGTCATATGTTCGGTTGACGCTTCCTTCAATAGAGTTTTCGATTGGAACAACTCCATAATCCGCATTTCCTGTTTTAACTCTTTCAAAAACTTCATCAAAGCTTTTGCAGGGTTTAACTTCTACTTCTTGACCAAAATAGCTGTATACTGCCATTTCGCTGTATGCGCCTAACTCTCCCTGAAAAGCAATTTTCAATGGTGTTTGCCTCTTAACAAGTATTTGTCTATGCTGCCCGAATAAAATGGTTTACCTTGTTTGGAGTTTTTAAGCGGTAGTAATAAATTCTTTTTTGTTGTTATTTTTATATGTGGTACCGTTGGCGTTCAAGTTGGATGAAAAAGATAAACAAATCTTAAATTTGCTTCAAGAAAATTCTCGGCTTTCTTTCACTGAGATAGCCAACGACTTAGGAATCAGTGAGGCTACAATTAGGTATCGGGTTAAAAAGTTGGTTGATGCCGGGGTTATCAGCAAGTTTACTGTTTTGCTTGATCCGAGGAAAATTGGTTTTCCTACAACGGGTATTTTGATGGTTAAAATTGCTCCTGACCAGTTTGAAGAAGCTGCTGAAAAAATAAGTAACATGTCCGAAACTCGTCATGTGTTACAGAGCACTGGTGACTATGATGTAGTAACTGTTGTTAAAGCACGTAGTTTAGAACACCTAAATGAGGTTCGGCAAAAAATGGAGCGTATACCCGGAGTTAAAGAGTTGTCCCTTTCTGCGTCTACACGTTTGATAAAAATTGATCCTGCATTTTATTTGTAAACGCATATTTTTGCGAAATTAGTGATTTTTTTTGGATTATTTCTTGTTATTAGTAAAGCTTTAATATAGAATCCTTGCCTTTTATTTCTATGAACCAAACGTTCGAATGCTCCAAGGAAAAAAACAAAAACAGGATTGTTCGTTCTTTGTTTTTTGTAGCTGGCACAATCACTCTTGTAATAGGTGCTATTGGAATAGTTCTTCCAATTTTGCCGACTACGCCTTTCTTGTTGCTTTCTTTGGCTTGTTATCTTCGAAGTTCAGAACGGATGAGCCAATGGATGCTAAACAACAAGTACTTTGGGAAATATATCCGAAACTACAAAGACGGAAAAGGGATTCCCTTGAAAACCAAATTGTTTGCAATAACTGTTCTTTGGATAACTATCACTTTATCTGCAGTTGTTTTTGTTCCGATATTGGTAGTTCAAATAATTTTGTTTATTGTTGCAACAGCAGTAACTGTGCACCTCGTAAAACTCCCAACCTGCAGATGCTAAGCTGTACTTTTAGTTTGTTATCCTGTTTTCTGTTTTATTGCTTTGCGTTTCTTTTCCAATTCGGGCAATTTTGCTAATGTTTTTTTGAGCACTTCAATGCTGTCAAGATATTCTTGAATGTTGATGTGTTCATTAGGTGTATGGTCGAGTCTTGAATCTCCGGGTCCATATGTGACGACAGGAATTTTAAGTTCATTACCCAAAACGTTCATGTCCCCTGTTCCTGTTTTTCGTGAAAAAGAGGCATAATTTAATGTTGTTTTTCGTATCCCCCATGCTAAAGCCCGAACAATTATTGACCTTCGATCTGCTTCAAAGGCTTTTGCAACATCAATCGGTTCTACACTAACTGTAACTTTTGGGTTAGTTGATTTGTAACGGTCAATTTTTCGTTTTACTTCTTCAAACACCTGATCAGGAGTAAGCTGAGGCGGAATCCTCATTTGAATCAGAATTTCACATTGTGACGGAATGAACGAGCCAGAACTGTTTCCGCCTTTGATTCCTGTTAAACATGAAGTAATTGAGTAGAACCTGCTTTTCAGTTTCTCTTCTCGTAAATGAAGCCTGTTAATTTGTTTCCAAAACTCCATAGCTTTTTCAATAGCGTTATCAAACAGCCAAGGAGCTGCAGAATGACCCGAAGGAGTTTCTACCACAATTTTTACTGTTAAAATTCCTTTGTATCCGAAGACTACTTTTTCTAAGCCGCTTGGTTCACCAAAAATCGCATAGTCTGGTTGGATTCCCTCTTTGACGAAGTGTTGTATGCCTGTTCCCCCTTTTTCTTCATCGACTACACCTACAACCATAATTTTTCCATCAAAACCGCCGTTAACAAAATTAGATGCAGCAACAATCATCGCTGCCAACGGTCCTTTGGCATCAACTGAACCTCTGCCGTACAGGTTTCCATCTTCGATGCGTACAGGAATCTCTCCTTCAACAGTATCCATGTGTCCACACAACAAAACTATTGGGGAGCCTTCACCGATTTCTCCAATTACGTTGCCTACTTTATCTCTGTGAACTTTGAAACCTAATTTTTTAAGTTCATCCGCCAAAAACAAAGAAATCTTTTCTTCATGTTCTGAAGGACTGTAAATCTTTATCATTCGAGTTAGAAGGTCAACTGGGTAGTCGTTGCTCATTTGTTTTCTTTCTCCATTGCGCAATCCAATGCATTAACTACTGTGTTGATTTGGTCTTTTTCTATAACCAGCGGTGGCAAGAACCTTACTACGTTTCTTCCCGCATCTAAAACCAGAACACCATTGTTCATACAGTCCATAATTATGTTGTAGACGTCAAAACGCATTTCCATTCCGATCATCAAGCCTAATCCACGAACTTCCCTGACTATATTGTGTTTTTCTGCTAATTCTTCGAGTTTGCCTTTGAAGTAACTTCCAAGTGTAGCTGCTCGTTCAGGAAGTTTTTCCTCTTTTAGTACATCTATCGCTGCAGATGCCGCGGAACAGACCAACGGATTGCCACTAAATGTGCTAGAGTGTTCTCCCTTGTTGAATGCTGCCATTACTTCTTCTTTTGCAAAAGTTGCCGCCATCGGCAAACCACCTGCAACAGATTTAGCTAGGCACATGATGTCTGGAACTACGTTCCAATGTTCACAGGCGAAAACTTTTCCCGTGCGCCCAAAACCTGTTTGAACTTCATCAAAGATTAACAAGACATTTTTGTCGTCACAAATTTCTCGCAGTCCAGGCAAAAAATCATCCGAGTTCATCAAAATTCCCCCTTCTCCTCTGACGGGTTCAACTATAATAGCAGCTGTTTTGTCTGTGATGGCTTCTTTTATTTTTTCTAAATTGTTGGCTGGAACGTGTTTGAATCCTGGAACAAGGGGCATAAATGGTGCACGGTACTTCTTTTTCCATGTTGCAGAAAGTGCACCCATAGTTTTACCGTGGAATGCGCCCATCATTGAAATTATTTCTGTTTTACCTGACTTTTTTCGGGCAAGTTTAAGTGCACATTCAACTGATTCTGCACCGCTGTTTGAAAGAAAGACTCTGTCTAGGCCTTTTGGTGCTATACTGATGAGTTTTTGTAAAAGTTCAGATCGTGCATCATTATAAAATGAAGCATGACAAGCAATCAAAGTTTCCACTTGTTTTTGCACTGCTGCGACAACTTTGGGGTGACAATGACCAACAACTGCAACACCGTAACTTCCGGTGCAGTCGACGTATTCGTTGCCATTAATGTCCCAAACTAGGGCTCCTTTGCCCCTTGTGATTGTGAGGTCTCGTTTAGCAAAAGTTTGTGCCATAACCTTTGTTTCGATGTCCATTATTTCTTTTTCATTCATTGCTTATCACCGTGCCGCTTTCGTGTTTAAGGCCAGAAGAAATTGGAGCATTTTTAACGCCTGAGCAAATAACAACTTCTTTTACGCCGTTTTTGAGGGCTTCTTGAGCTGCAAAAACTTTTGTTATCATGCCGCCTCCAATCTGTTTGAGTTTGCTTTGAACGTCATCTGCGTGTAGTTTTGAAACTAGTTTGTCGTTTAGCATTAAGCCTTCAACATCGGTTAACAGAACTAGTTTATCTGCATTTATTGCTCCTGCGATGTTGGCTGCGGTTCGGTCCGCGTCTACGTTTAGGGGTTCAAATTCTTCGCTTACGGCAACGGGTGAAACTAATGGAACATAACCGTTATCTAGTAACAGCTTCAGTAAGGAACTGTTAACTTGGTTTACTTTTCCTGTGTATCCGCCGTCAATGACTTGTTTTCGTCCTTTTTCGTTAAGTATGATTAACCGTTTTTTTCGTTCTGCACGTAGAAGATAACCGTCTAATCCGGATAGACCCACAACTGGTATCTCTTGTTTTTGTAGAGCTGAAACTAGTTTTTTGTTTAGTTTGCCTGCCATAACCATTGTGAATATTTCCATGGTTTCTTTGTCTGTGTATCTGCTGCGAAACCCTTTAGGAGAATACACAAACTTTTGTTCTTTGCCTAATTTTGAAGCAATTTCTGTAACGCCTTTTCCTCCACCATGAACTAGAACTAGTTGGTGTTCAGAAAGAACGTTTTTGATGTCTGATACAATTTCCGGAGGCACCTTTTCGAGGATGCTTCCGCCAACTTTTACTACAACCAACATTTTTTTTATCACATCGGATGATAACCTTGACATTCCAGACCGGTTGTTTCTTCACAACCAATCATGATATTCATGCACTGAACGCCTTGACCAGATGCGCCCCTCATCAAGTTATCGATTGCAGAGAATACAATCATCCTTCTTGTTCGGGGGTCTACTTCAAAGCCTATGTCAACATAGTTTGATCCCATTGTGATTTTTGGGTTTGGAAGTTGATATGGGCCTTTCTTGAATTTTATGAACCGAATGAAACGCTCGTTTTGATACATGCCACGGTAAAGTTTCCAAGCGTCTTTATCTGTTATTGGTTCTTTAACAAAGGTATGAATTGTCGACAGAATGCCCCGTATCATGTTTACTGCATGTGGTGTGAAACAGACTGTTACTTTTTCGTCAGTTAACAGGTTTAGTTCCTGTTCAACCTCGGCTACATGCCTGTGGTCGGATACTTTGTATGGTCTAACGCCCCCTGCTCTTTCAGGGTGATGTGAAGCAACAGTGGGTTTTTGTCCTGCACCTGAAGAGCCAATTTTCACGTCAGCAACTATTCGGTTTTTTTCTATTACGCCTGCTTTTACTAAAGGTGCCAATCCCAGAATTGTTGCTGTGGACATGCATCCAGGACAGCCAATAAGTTTGGCACTTTTGATTTCTTCGCGGTGAAGTTCAGGGATTCCATAAACTGCTTCTTCTAACAGTTCTGGGTGAGTGTGTTTCCATTTGTACCATTTATCATAATCTGCTGGGTTGTTAAGGCGGTAATCAGCGCTCATGTCGATTACTTTTACTCCTGTTTCCAGCAGTTGTGGAACAAGTTCCAAAGATTTGCCGTGGGGCATTGCAGCGAAAACTAAGTCACAGTTGTCTGCGATCTGTGACATGTTCGGAGGAGTGAATTTTAGTTGTGTGGCCGCTCTAAGGTTTGGGTGAACCGTAAAAATGAATTCTCCGGCGTTTGCACGGGATGTTACTGTAGTTAATTCAACTTCAGGGTGGGGAAGTAATAATCGTATAAGTTCTCCACCTACGTATCCTGAACCGCCTATTACTCCTACTTTCATTTGTTTTTCTCCTTACTCTGAATCGATTATACTTTTGGCACCTTTTAACAGTGCCTCTGCCAAATTTATGCCTCCAACTAATCTGGTTTGTTCCCAAAATTCGGGGCATGCGTTAGTTTCATGGAACATGATTTTTTCTTTGTTTTTTTCCATGCTATTTTCAATGACTTTTTTAATGTTAAAATAAGCATCTTGATTTTTGAAGTTGTCAAAAGCACTTTCCAGCCTTTTATTCCATGCTAGAAAGTCTGTGCGTTTTTTGCTATCTAATTTCACTTTTTTAACAGCATTAAAAGGAGCTTCCAGTTTTTCAAACTCTTCTTTTAAATAATCATCGTCAACGTTTTTGTTTTCGCCGACTTCAACCATGGCGTCAACCGCTAACAAGTATGATTTGCTATCGCCACCCATGGCTGTGCCACATTTAGCTGATTCTTCTTGGATGTGCTGTGGCAAGTTTACTCCAATAACTGTATTGCCCAAGAAAGTGTTTGTTCTAAAGTCTTTGAATCCTGCTCGGGCTAAAGCAGTGGGGTAGCAGTATGGTTCTTTTCCTGCTTCTTTGGTTACGATTATTCTTAGATCGTAGAACCATTTTTCAACAAGATTCTGAGCTAAAATACCTATCGGATTAATTATCGAAGGTTCAACCTCTCTGATAATGTTCTCTAGTTGTCCACGTTCTTTAGCAAGTTTTACACTTTTTCCATGAGTTCCAGCGTCGGGTTTGACTACAATATCCGTGTTTAGTTCTTGCTGAAGCAAATCTGCAATGTCTCTTTCGTTATGGATTATTCGTCCATCTAACGTTTTTTCTGTAGAGTCAACCGGCACATATACTGTGTCGGGGATTTTAATTCCTGCTTTCCAGAAATGGAGCAAGGTTCTTACTTTGCTAAAACAAGCATATTCTACGCATTGTGGATTTATCACATGCTTGTCGAAAGCTTCTAGAACATTGGCTGCGAACAGTCTTCGATTTTTGCTTTGTGCTCGGTTTAATACTACTTTGATGTCTTTGAGTGTGTTTGTGAAATCTTTTCCTTTGGTTTTTAATGTGTAGCCGTTTCCATTAAAACGAACAGCAACTTTGCGGAAAGGAATGTATGTTAAGTCGATTCCCATTTCTTCAGCGGTTAATTGTATGCCTTTTTCGTCAGTTTCAGAACTTTCAAATAAAATACCAATACTCATTTCTGTCAGTCATCTCGTTTCAAACGTTTTATTATAATTTATTGATTTTTCTTGGGGGTACTTGATTGTTTCGTATAAATATAAAGAAAATGTTGAGGGGAGCTTACTCGCCCCAATCTTCCCCTTCAATTCCTAGTTCTTTTAGTTCGACACAGTCTTCTTCATTCTTAATAACTTCTAATTCAAGACCGCAGCTTGGGCAGCTTAGAATCTCTCCTTTCATGACATCATCTTGAACTTCAATTTCTGCGTCGCAATCGGGACAGTTGGCTTTTTTCACAACTTACACCTCTCTGCTTTAAAGTGAGCCATTATAGAAAATGTTGCTATTTATAAGAATTTCGGATTAATTCTCGGTGGTTTTGCACTTTTCCCAACTTATACTACGAAATCCGTAGAAGCAACAGGTTTGTTGGGGAAAAACTGTCAGAAAAGGTGCGAAGTTATGACAGTTGGAAAATGG
This window harbors:
- the aroA gene encoding 3-phosphoshikimate 1-carboxyvinyltransferase, which codes for MDLTVEHTAALKGVVSAPPSKAYTHRLVIAASLSEGTSKIFNPLFSDDTQATMDAVNALGAETEIRENCWIIHGTGCVKTPKNPIDCRESGSTLRFMVPVAALASGSSKFLFGASFARRPIAPLLGSLKELGIKSTVQSDGSSVVVCGGGIKGGKTSIRGDVSSQFISGLLFACPKASEDTDITVSTPLESKGYVEMTLEVLVKYGFQGAVKQDMSGFWVPSNQSFIPCDNVVPGDFSSAAFLFAAAAVTSSMITVNSLVYQTAQGDRAILGILKDMGASVEVTEESVKIEGKPLTCIDIDAKDIPDLVPVCAVLACYAKGRSTIFNAKRLKYKESDRLNSISTELKKMGADIEVTEDGLTINGGYPLFGATINPHNDHRIAMSCGVAALGAKGETKIQNVECINKSYPQFFNDLRALGGNVVGL
- a CDS encoding chorismate mutase, translating into MTLRKKIDLIDEKLILLLKERMDLCKSIGVIKAQNGLAVKDHLREDEVYLHVMSKALEAGLDPQKVEAIFKDIVALSVFVQGAE
- a CDS encoding Lrp/AsnC family transcriptional regulator, which codes for MDEKDKQILNLLQENSRLSFTEIANDLGISEATIRYRVKKLVDAGVISKFTVLLDPRKIGFPTTGILMVKIAPDQFEEAAEKISNMSETRHVLQSTGDYDVVTVVKARSLEHLNEVRQKMERIPGVKELSLSASTRLIKIDPAFYL
- a CDS encoding YbaN family protein — translated: MNQTFECSKEKNKNRIVRSLFFVAGTITLVIGAIGIVLPILPTTPFLLLSLACYLRSSERMSQWMLNNKYFGKYIRNYKDGKGIPLKTKLFAITVLWITITLSAVVFVPILVVQIILFIVATAVTVHLVKLPTCRC
- the aroC gene encoding chorismate synthase — encoded protein: MLLGSNSIGKEFVVTCFGESHGRCVGAVIDGCPAGLPLSVEDIQNELDKRLPQKAEIVSARREEDVVELFSGTYEGFTTGAPICILVWNKEVVSDSYDMIRHTPRPGHADYPARIKYLGFNDNRGGGRFSGRLTVAYIMAGAIAKKLLALASVEIMAYTSAIGGVTIKKALSVEDVREKTYDSSVRCPDLVASKQMENAILKAKSEGDSVGGIVDCFALNVLPGVGEPLFDSLDADLAKILFGIPAVKGVEFGVGFESSRLKGSENNDPYVMQDGEVKTTTNNSGGILGGMSSGMPIVLRVAIKPTPSIDKEQRTVDLLQMNNTKIQVKGRHDTCIVPKAVPVVESAVALVLIDQMLRAGLIPKVLGVEAVGEYCDPTEEN
- a CDS encoding aminotransferase class I/II-fold pyridoxal phosphate-dependent enzyme, which encodes MLYEISEKAIQLENQGKKIIKFNLGDPDLPTPPEIIEAAYAAMKEGKTKYSSAAGEKVLREELAKIHDVSVDNVVITTGSKWGIFSLLFLSLKPGDNVVVPSPHWTSYALGAQKLGAEIRLLNRDLESDWKIDPEKLDELIDDKTRMIILNSPNNPTSKVIDDKTFSEIVEIAKSKGVKVLSDEVYSDISFVKAKSILDFGGENILVSGFSKTFLMTGWRIGYVVAEKDLVKQMIKLNQITTTCVPAFIQYGALKGLESRQKIADDIRTQFKLRADAAYRVLSNSPMKFSKPDAPFYLFPKVDGLDSERFALDLLDHGVAVAPGTAFGDYREFFRIALTAEEDKIKEGLEKLCEALP
- a CDS encoding prephenate dehydrogenase/arogenate dehydrogenase family protein; its protein translation is MKVAVIGAGKMGRWFVNLFKNEGFSVVVSSRTQSKADALKDEFGVQVVPTNAEAVDGADWILVCVSLTSLDAVLQEIGSHVKAGQVVMDISSIKEIPVNLLQKYVKHGVTLGTHPVFGPGAKSLQGQNFVLTPVTEKEKRFSEEFKDWLQKRGAEVSVLAPRAHDELMSLVLGFPHFVGLVAADTLVENPNFVSAKTVGGATYKLLLTLAESVSSEEPYFYSNLHMSLPEMEQLETLFLDKVEEWLKLVKNKNCSGFSNKMEQVNKRLKELDPDYDRAYRAMYRILDDS
- the pheA gene encoding prephenate dehydratase, producing the protein MKIAFQGELGAYSEMAVYSYFGQEVEVKPCKSFDEVFERVKTGNADYGVVPIENSIEGSVNRTYDLFLEYDLKVRGEIIIRISHCLIAHKGTDINQIKAVYSHPQALAQCRKFLEENNLKAISNFDTAGSVKMIKEENMIDSAAIASERAAQIYDMAILAREIEDVKNNSTRFFVLDKQDAPFTAEDKTSIIFAAKSIPGALHKVLKEFADRNINLTKIESRPTKQTPWEYHFYLDFEGHRTEQKCQQALESIKDKTIFIKILGSYKAAKKSNCKL
- a CDS encoding M20/M25/M40 family metallo-hydrolase, which encodes MSNDYPVDLLTRMIKIYSPSEHEEKISLFLADELKKLGFKVHRDKVGNVIGEIGEGSPIVLLCGHMDTVEGEIPVRIEDGNLYGRGSVDAKGPLAAMIVAASNFVNGGFDGKIMVVGVVDEEKGGTGIQHFVKEGIQPDYAIFGEPSGLEKVVFGYKGILTVKIVVETPSGHSAAPWLFDNAIEKAMEFWKQINRLHLREEKLKSRFYSITSCLTGIKGGNSSGSFIPSQCEILIQMRIPPQLTPDQVFEEVKRKIDRYKSTNPKVTVSVEPIDVAKAFEADRRSIIVRALAWGIRKTTLNYASFSRKTGTGDMNVLGNELKIPVVTYGPGDSRLDHTPNEHINIQEYLDSIEVLKKTLAKLPELEKKRKAIKQKTG